The Saccharothrix variisporea genome has a segment encoding these proteins:
- the hflX gene encoding GTPase HflX translates to MTENTHNSNDWLDHDAELSTGELALADRAALRRVAGLSTELEDITEVEYRQLRLERVVLVGVWTEGTAADSEASLAELALLAETAGSEVLEGLVQRRDRPDPATYIGSGKVAELRDVVIATGADTVICDGELSPGQLRQLEEKLKVKVIDRTALILDIFAQHASTKEGKAQVEMAQLQYLLPRLRGWGESLSRQAGGRAGGGNGGVGLRGPGETKLETDRRRIRARIAKLRREIAAMSVIRETKRGARVANAVPNVAIAGYTNAGKSSLLNALTGAGVLVQDALFATLDPTTRRTQTPEGLPYTLTDTVGFVRHLPHQLVEAFRSTLEEVADADLLVHVVDGSDGMPEKQVTAVREVISEISERHDSMPHELLVVNKIDAVGDLGLARLRHLFPTAVFVSAHTGEGIGELRERIASLIPRPEVVVDALVPYARGEIVARVHREGEVLKERHTEEGTELSARVRPDLAGVLEQFAVNGSRA, encoded by the coding sequence ATGACGGAAAACACGCACAACAGCAACGACTGGCTCGACCACGACGCCGAGCTGTCCACCGGCGAGCTGGCTCTCGCCGACCGCGCGGCGCTCCGCCGCGTCGCCGGGTTGTCCACCGAGCTCGAGGACATCACAGAGGTCGAGTACCGACAGCTCCGCCTGGAGCGCGTCGTGCTGGTCGGCGTGTGGACCGAGGGCACGGCGGCCGACTCGGAAGCCTCACTGGCCGAACTGGCGCTGCTCGCCGAGACGGCGGGCTCGGAGGTCCTCGAAGGCCTCGTCCAGCGCCGCGACCGACCCGACCCGGCCACCTACATCGGCTCCGGCAAGGTCGCCGAACTGCGCGACGTCGTGATCGCGACCGGCGCGGACACGGTGATCTGCGACGGCGAGCTGTCCCCCGGCCAGCTGCGACAGCTGGAGGAGAAGCTCAAGGTCAAGGTCATCGACCGCACGGCGCTGATCCTCGACATCTTCGCCCAGCACGCCTCGACCAAGGAGGGCAAGGCCCAGGTCGAGATGGCGCAGCTGCAGTACCTGCTGCCGCGCCTGCGCGGGTGGGGCGAGTCGCTGTCCCGGCAGGCCGGTGGTCGCGCCGGCGGCGGCAACGGCGGTGTGGGTCTGCGCGGTCCCGGTGAGACCAAGCTCGAGACCGACCGGCGGCGCATCCGGGCCCGGATCGCCAAGCTGCGGCGCGAGATCGCGGCCATGAGCGTCATCCGCGAGACCAAGCGCGGGGCGCGCGTGGCCAACGCGGTGCCGAACGTGGCCATCGCCGGGTACACCAACGCGGGCAAGTCCAGCCTGCTCAACGCCCTGACCGGGGCGGGCGTGCTGGTGCAGGACGCCCTGTTCGCGACGCTGGACCCGACCACCCGGCGCACCCAGACGCCGGAGGGCCTGCCGTACACGCTGACCGACACGGTCGGCTTCGTCCGGCACCTGCCGCACCAGCTGGTGGAGGCGTTCCGGTCCACGCTGGAGGAGGTCGCCGACGCGGACCTGCTGGTCCACGTGGTCGACGGGTCCGACGGCATGCCGGAGAAGCAGGTCACGGCCGTGCGCGAGGTGATCTCGGAGATCAGCGAGCGGCACGACTCCATGCCGCACGAGCTGCTGGTGGTCAACAAGATCGACGCGGTGGGCGACCTGGGCCTGGCGCGGCTGCGGCACCTGTTCCCGACCGCGGTGTTCGTCTCGGCGCACACCGGCGAGGGCATCGGGGAGCTGCGCGAGCGCATCGCGTCGCTCATCCCGCGGCCCGAGGTCGTCGTGGACGCCCTGGTGCCGTACGCGCGCGGCGAGATCGTGGCCCGCGTGCACCGCGAGGGCGAGGTGCTCAAGGAGCGGCACACCGAGGAGGGCACCGAGCTGAGCGCTCGCGTCCGCCCCGACCTGGCCGGCGTCCTGGAGCAGTTCGCCGTGAACGGAAGTCGCGCCTGA